In Piliocolobus tephrosceles isolate RC106 chromosome 4, ASM277652v3, whole genome shotgun sequence, the following are encoded in one genomic region:
- the LOC113224865 gene encoding anion exchange protein 4 has translation MEMKLPGQEGFEASSAPRNIPSGELDSNPGPGTGPSPDGPSDTESKELGVPKDPLLFIQLNELLGWPQALEWRETGSSSASLLLDMGEMPPITLSTSTHLHHRWVLFEEKLEVAAGRWSAPHVPTLALPSLQKLRSLLAEGLVLLDCPAQSLLELVEQVTRVESLSPELRGQLQALLLQRPQHYNQTTGTRPCWGSTHPRKASDNEEAPLREQYQNPLRQKLPPGAEAGTVLAGELGFLAQPLGAFVRLRDPVVLGSLNEVSLPSRFFCLLLGPPMLGKGYHEMGRAAAVLLSDPQFQWSVRRASNLHDLLAALDAFLEEVTVLPPGRWDPTARIPPPKCLPSQHKRLPSQQREIRGPSGPRLTSAEDRHHHGPHAPSPELQRTGRLFGGLIQDVRRKAPWYPSDFLDALHLQCFSAVLYIYLATVTNAITFGGLLGDATDGAQGVLESFLGTAVAGAAFCLMAGQPLTILSSTGPVLVFERLLFSFSRDYSLDYLPFRLWVGIWVATFCLVLVATEASVLVRYFTRFTEEGFCALISLIFIYDAVGKMLNLTHTYPIQKPGSSAYGCLCQYPGPGGG, from the exons ATGGAAATGAAGCTGCCAGGCCAGGAGGGGTTTGAAGCCTCCAGTGCTCCTAGAAATATTCCTTCAGGGGAGCTGGACAGCAACCCTGGTCCTGGCACCGGCCCCAGCCCTGATGGCCCCTCAGACACAGAGAGCAAGGAACTGGGAGTACCCAAAGACCCTCTGCTCTTCATTCAGCTGAATGAGCTGCTGGGCTGGCCCCAGGCACTGGAGTGGAGAGAGACAGGCAG CTCCTCTGCATCTCTGCTCCTGGACATGGGAGAAATGCCCCCAATAACACTGTCTACCTCTACCCACCTTCATCACAGGTGGGTACTGTTTGAGGAGAAGTTGGAGGTGGCTGCAGGCCGGTGGAGTGCCCCTCATGTGCCCACCCTggcacttcccagcctccagaagctCCGCAGCCTGCTGGCCGAGGGCCTTGTACTGCTGGACTGCCCAGCTCAGAGCCTCCTGGAGCTCGTGG AGCAGGTGACCAGGGTGGAGTCGCTGAGCCCAGAGCTGAGAGGGCAGCTGCAGGCCTTGCTGCTGCAGAGACCCCAGCATTACAACCAGACCACAGGCACCAGGCCCTGCTGGG GCTCTACTCATCCAAGAAAGGCTTCTGACAATGAGGAAGCCCCCCTGAGGGAACAG TATCAGAACCCCCTGAGACAGAAGCTGCCTCCAGGAGCCGAGGCAGGGACTGTGTTGGCAGGGGAGCTGGGCTTTCTGGCACAGCCACTGGGAGCCTTTGTTCGACTGCGGGATCCTGTGGTACTGGGGTCCCTTAATGAGGTGTCCCTCCCAAGCAG GTTTTTCTGCCTTCTCCTGGGCCCCCCTATGCTGGGAAAGGGCTACCATGAGATGGGACGGGCAGCAGCTGTCCTCCTCAGTGACCCG CAATTCCAGTGGTCAGTTCGTCGGGCCAGCAACCTTCATGACCTTCTGGCAGCCCTGGATGCGTTCCTAGAGGAGGTGACAGTGCTTCCCCCGGGTCGGTGGGACCCAACAGCCCGGATTCCCCCGCCCAAATGTCTGCCATCTCAGCACAAAAG GCTTCCCTCGCAACAGCGGGAGATCAGAGGTCCCTCCGGCCCGCGCCTGACCTCGGCTGAGGACAGGCACCACCATGGGCCGCACGCACCCAGCCCGGAGTTGCAGCGGACTGGCAG GCTGTTTGGGGGCCTTATCCAGGACGTGCGCAGGAAGGCCCCGTGGTACCCCAGCGATTTCTTGGACGCCCTGCATCTCCAATGCTTCTCCGCGGTACTCTACATTTACCTGGCCACTGTCACTAATGCCATCACTTTCGGGGGTCTGCTGGGAGATGCCACTGATGGTGCCCAG GGAGTGCTGGAAAGTTTCCTGGGCACAGCAGTGGCAGGAGCTGCCTTCTGCCTGATGGCAGGCCAGCCCCTCACCATCCTGAGCAGCACTGGGCCGGTGCTGGTCTTTGAGCGCCTGCTCTTCTCTTTCAGCAG AGATTACAGCCTGGACTACCTGCCCTTCCGCCTATGGGTGGGCATCTGGGTGGCTACCTTTTGCCTGGTGCTGGTGGCCACAGAGGCCAGTGTTCTGGTGCGCTACTTCACCCGCTTCACCGAGGAAGGTTTCTGTGCCCTCATCAGCCTCATCTTCATCTACGATGCTGTGGGCAAAATGCTGAACTTGACCCATACCTATCCTATCCAGAAGCCTGGGTCCTCTGCCTACGGGTGCCTTTGCCAATACCCAGGCCCAGGAGGTGGGTAA